The Pseudoalteromonas marina genome segment TTCAATTGCTTTCGCAATGCTGGTACATATATGGGCGCTAAAAGTTAAAAACCAATAGCGCCTGCACATAATTGTTTTGTATATTAGATATAAACTTTTAAAAAAGATAATCGTATTTACCGATGTGGGCAATCGAAAATACCGAACAGTAAATTAAAACACCGCAAATACAAAAAAACCTGCATATGCAGGTTTTTTTAAAATGTTTAGTCCATTATATCCGACGGCATATCGCCACGAATTTTCTGCCAAATTTCACCGGTTTGATGACCATATTTACGCATCATCGAAATTGCACCGTCGTGTTCATTATTTTGCGCTAATACAGTTAAATCTTTATAAAACTGGCGGGCAAGCTCGCGGGTACCCGGATCTGAAAAGTAATGACAACCGATTTTAGAATAGAACCCTCTAAAACCGTTTAAAATTAAAACATAAATTCGGTTATTACCTGCAACGGCCAATTCATGATGCACTTTATAGTCATAATCAGCAAATGCTTGTGCCGTATCTTCAAGTTCGTGACTTAATGATAAAATTTCAATAACACGCTCAGGGTTAAGCTTAATTGCAGCACGGGTATAAATAGCACTTATATTTGTTCGTGCAGACAATAGCTGATCTGTCAGCTCAGGCATTTTATCTTCATCTAAACGTGCTAACGTTTCTAATATATTTAAGCCCGACGTTTCCCAAAAGTTATTAACCTTTGTTGGTTTGCCGTGCTGAATAGTTAGCCAGCCGTCTCGCGCTAAACGCTGTAACACTTCGCGTAATGTGGTTCTTGTTACGCCAATTAACTCAGAGAGCTCTCTCTCAGCTGGTAGAATTGAACCTGGAGGGAAATCGCCATTCCAAATAGACTCAACTATGTATTCTTCAGCAAATCCTGCTGGGCTTTTCGCTTTAAAAATTCTCATCCAATTCCCACTCGAATTAATCTACAACGTTTCGCTTACGCGAATAACTGACTGATTGTACCAGACGAAACTCAACTAACAAGTAAAGTAAGATATATTGTTAAATTGAACATACACATCAAGGTAAAGTTACTGAACGGCAAGAGCGACTGGCCATTTAAAAGGAACAAAAATCGCTTTTAATAAAACAAATTCATTGAAAATATCAAATTACGATCAGGTTAAACATGGAAGAAATGTGCAAACAACGAGAATTAATTTAGTGGCTGAACTAACAGCCAATTGTAGACATTGAAGATTTTTAATGTCTGAAGTCAAGATTTGACTCCATTCACTTTTTATATGCAAAATACTCCGCAACTAGTTGAAAAATGGTGTGAACCATGATGCAACGTAAAAAATTAAAAGAAAACTATAAGCTAACAAAAAGCCTTTGAAACACTCTTTTAGATCTGCGGCTTCATGACCATGTTTTGCCTTTTTAAAGCCTAAATAACTAGGCACTGGGTAAGTAAGCATTACCGCTACAATAATCCAATTTGCTACAACTTTATCTGAATCGGGGGCATCGAAAATAAAAACTGACATGAACAACGAAACTGGCCACGCTACTATCGCGATAGCAGGTAAAAACGCCAAAGCTAATAATGGAATTGATAATGGATGGCTGTGAGTTTGCTGCATAATTTCCTTTGCATATAACGCCCTAATAATGGGCAAAAAATTGTTGGCTAAAATGTTGAGGAACGAAAACAGCCAACTGTTTTTTGTCCTTATTAATTAGCGTTAGCTTACATTTGTATATTGGGGCATACCAACTAAGTCAATGTCTATATTCTTAGTCATTGCGCCATGTGTCCATCTTAACTCTAATTGTCGAACAGCATCAGCAAACCTATTAGCACTTTCAAAGTCTGAATAGGTCGTTATTTTCATGTCTGGAAATAACCTAGGAAGTTGCTCATTTGGAGTATCATACGGCACCTCATGAGTTGCTGTCGTTTTATGGGGCTTAGCATGAGCTAACTAATTTCGGAATTTAATCATTTCTTGTATTGTCTGCCAAGGCTGAGCAGAAAAATCAGCGTCTATACCTAGCTCTTTAGAAACCAATATGATTTTTCCAATGATCGATGTAGATTCAAAGTTTTTCCATTGGTTTTTAAACAACTGAGAACCATATACATTTGCCATAGCCTCTACAGAGAAAACTGAAAAGATCATCGATGGTATTATCCATCTAAATTTATGACCAGCTTGCTCTTCCTCTGCCATTCTTAATTGGTTTGCAGCTATGGAATGAAGAGGAATTATCTCTGGGCATTCAACTGTAACTTTTACTTTTTTGGTACGACTCAATCTGAACTCTCCATGTAAGCTAACGCCGCAAATAAACGGCAAAAAATAGCTGGCTATAATTTGAGAGGCACGAACAAAGCCAACTGTTTTTTGTCCGTACTTTTTAATTTGCTTTGTTAGGTGCGTAAGAATCCAAATACTCACCTACTCGACCACCAAATAGCGAAGGTGATGTATTATGTATTTTACGTTTAGCATATGAGCAAGACTCTTTAACTCTGATGCTGCTCTCAGATTGCCATAATGCCGCGTCTGTATTTTTTACTATTTCTTCTAATGGCTGCTTGCTGATGATAACTGCTTTATCGATGAGCTGTTTGTTACTTAAGTACCACTCATTTATTTCTTCTTGGGTTGCGCTATCACAGTATTTTTTTAAAGATAATATGTAGCTAAAAACCTGACGAGCTCTAAATGCAGCATCTTCATATGAACAAACACCATCTCGTCTTTGCTTGCCCTCTGGGACTGGTTCACAAGGTTCCACAGCAGAGACTCTAAATGAAAAAAGCAGAAGCAAAGTTAGTAATACGATCTTCATTGGCACCTAACGCCCGCTTAAGCGGAAAAATATTGTTGGCTACAATGTTGAACGGAGTGAAAACAGCCAACTGTATTTTTTCCGTTTGAAGTACTTGTTATATGGTTTTATTAGGGCGTATCCGCTTAAAAAACATTGTATACGTGACTGTAAACCAATCATAATTTACACTAACTAATTCCCAGCCTTGTTTTCCTAGTTCTGTGCAGCGAGTTTGTAACCTAACAAATTTGGTGGAGCGAAATGTAAGAAGACCACCAACTTTTTCTACTTTATACTCAAATATATCCATATACTTCTATCCTGTGATCCATATAACGCCTGGTTAAGAGGCTAGTTTAGCTTGCTAAAATGTTTGCCGAAGGCTCGAGCAAGCTATTACGAGACCTTCTTAAACCACTTGTTAAGTATTTACTTGAACAAGTTACCTTTTTTGATAACGGACCTCAAATTTACCCTTGTCTGCCTTTATATAAACAGAATTAGTTAATGACACTGATTTATAATTATCTAAGTCTTGAGCTAGCATCTCTGAGTTGTCGTATTTAACAAGTGTATTTGGAAGACAACTTTTTAAGTTAATGTGCACTTTAGTTAAAGCAGCAGAAGGTAATCCCGTGTGCTCTATATGGAGATATGAATTAACATTACTTCCAGAAATATTCATATCAAACCTTACAAGCTCAACCCTATTAATTTGAGGGATTTCTAGTTCTTTTAAGTTTACTGGACATTCGGCTAAAACTGGAATTCTTAATGTTCCATAAGCCTCATCGATTGCTTCATTTTTTGAAGCATCTCCGCATGAAATAAGGAGCATTATAGTGGTAATGATTAGACTAGATTTAAGATACATGCCGATCCTTGAACTAAATACCTAACGCCCAAATAACAGGCTAAAAATAGTGGGCTAAAATGGAGCGAAGCGAACAGCCCGCTGTTTTTAGTCCTTGTTGATTTGCTTGTTAGGGCTTAATGCTCGAATAGATTTTAAGAACTCTTTACTAAAATCGAGGTTAGCCCAAATTAATTGAGTACCACCACAATAACCCGTTATCCAATTAGAGTCGTCTGTAAAAGCAACATACTCTTTCCCCAATGAAAAAGACATTCCGTGACATGCATTAACGTCCATTGCGGAATATATGACTTTTGTGTAATTGCCCTTAAGCATACTTTTATTGTCTAAAGTGATTTTTTGATAAGGTCTATTCTCTTTATCAAATAAAATCTCCAACTTCATAATACGCCCATTTAGCACATTACTAGCGTTACTGAAATGCACAGAAGGTGGTTGTTCTGCACAACTGCAAGCAAGGGTGTTAGCACTAAACAGTATAAAAGAAATAAAAAACGCTAAACGATACACCAAATTCTCCCTTGAGCCCTAACGCCCAAATAAGGGGCTGATTAACTGTTGGCTAAAATGTGAAGCGAAGCGAAACCGAGCCAACTGTTAGCAGTCCCGCTTAATTTTCTTGTTATACACCGCTTTCACAATGTTTTGCAATGAAAGCCTCAATCATTGCATCAAACGATTTATATGCTGGATTGTGTGGATGAGTACGACCTATGAATACATTTTTATCGCTATTGTATATAGACAATGACTCTTTATATTTTATACAACCATTTACATAACCATTATCTGTAACGTAGGCATTGCCCATAGAAAATAAAGCTTTTGAAACACCCCAATAATCTCCATCCTCTTCAAATGCTTTAGCGGCTAACTCAAAGTGTTTAATTGATTTAGATGCCGTAGGATCATATTCATTGTGTTTTATATAAAAGTCTTTGTGTTCGCGGTAGCTTCTATTTTTATAAAACAACCCTAAGAAAGTATGAGCTTCAGCCACACCATAAATATTTTTTGATTTTTCAAGATCAGCGAGCGCCTCTAATCCAAGCTTTT includes the following:
- the fadR gene encoding fatty acid metabolism transcriptional regulator FadR; its protein translation is MRIFKAKSPAGFAEEYIVESIWNGDFPPGSILPAERELSELIGVTRTTLREVLQRLARDGWLTIQHGKPTKVNNFWETSGLNILETLARLDEDKMPELTDQLLSARTNISAIYTRAAIKLNPERVIEILSLSHELEDTAQAFADYDYKVHHELAVAGNNRIYVLILNGFRGFYSKIGCHYFSDPGTRELARQFYKDLTVLAQNNEHDGAISMMRKYGHQTGEIWQKIRGDMPSDIMD